The following proteins come from a genomic window of Streptomyces sp. NBC_01716:
- a CDS encoding alpha/beta fold hydrolase — MVIEQNVNLSDGRTLRTYDSGGGADRRGADGHVPTLVWHHGSPQTGAPLEPLLSAAAARGIRLVSYGRPSYGGSSPLPGRNVAAAADDVAGIADALGLGPFAVMGASGGGPHALACAALLPDRVTGAVCFAGLAPYTDDFDWYEGMVSRGGLRAAADGREARELYAATDEFDPVSFTSADFAALEGAWKSLGADAVKAGQAGPDGLIDDDVAFATAWGFDLGEVDAPVLLVQGSLDRVVPAAHAGWLLAGLPRAELWVRPEDGHVSVLDACPAAMDWLMALDTPLA; from the coding sequence GTGGTCATCGAACAGAACGTGAACCTGAGCGACGGGCGCACCCTGCGGACGTACGACAGCGGTGGAGGTGCCGACAGGCGGGGTGCCGACGGGCACGTGCCGACGCTTGTCTGGCATCACGGCTCGCCGCAGACCGGCGCCCCACTGGAGCCGCTGCTCAGCGCCGCCGCGGCGCGCGGTATCCGGCTGGTGTCGTACGGCCGCCCCAGCTACGGGGGTTCGAGCCCGCTGCCGGGCCGGAACGTGGCAGCGGCGGCGGACGACGTGGCCGGGATCGCGGACGCGCTCGGCCTGGGGCCGTTCGCGGTGATGGGGGCGTCGGGGGGCGGGCCGCACGCGCTGGCGTGTGCCGCGCTGCTGCCGGACCGGGTGACGGGAGCCGTCTGTTTCGCGGGGCTGGCGCCGTACACGGACGACTTCGACTGGTACGAGGGCATGGTGTCGCGCGGCGGTCTGCGGGCCGCCGCCGACGGGCGCGAGGCCCGCGAACTGTACGCGGCGACGGACGAGTTCGACCCCGTGAGCTTCACTTCCGCCGACTTCGCCGCGCTGGAGGGCGCGTGGAAGTCGCTGGGCGCCGACGCGGTGAAGGCGGGGCAGGCGGGGCCGGACGGACTGATCGACGACGATGTGGCCTTCGCGACCGCGTGGGGCTTCGACCTGGGGGAGGTGGACGCGCCCGTACTGCTCGTGCAGGGCAGCCTCGACCGGGTCGTACCGGCCGCGCACGCCGGGTGGCTGCTCGCCGGGCTCCCCCGGGCGGAGCTGTGGGTACGGCCCGAGGACGGGCATGTCTCGGTTCTCGACGCGTGTCCGGCGGCAATGGACTGGCTGATGGCGCTGGATACGCCGCTTGCATAG
- a CDS encoding ArsR/SmtB family transcription factor yields the protein MPIPFDVLAEPSRRKILDLLLERPHLVGELTDRLGLSQPGTSKHLRVLRDAGLVRVRQEAQRRWYELTPEPLAELDAWLAHYRHLWTGSLDALERHLDAMEDDSS from the coding sequence ATGCCCATACCGTTCGACGTGCTCGCGGAGCCCAGCAGGCGCAAGATCCTCGATCTGCTCCTGGAGCGACCGCATCTGGTCGGTGAGCTGACCGACCGGCTCGGCCTGAGCCAGCCCGGGACGTCCAAGCATCTGCGGGTGCTGAGGGACGCGGGGCTGGTGCGGGTCCGGCAGGAGGCCCAGCGCCGGTGGTACGAACTGACGCCGGAGCCGCTGGCCGAACTCGACGCCTGGCTCGCGCACTACCGGCATCTGTGGACCGGGAGTCTCGACGCGCTCGAACGGCATCTCGACGCGATGGAGGACGACTCCTCATGA
- a CDS encoding SRPBCC family protein, translating to MTPHTDGPGGPDGPHNRQGTQGPQGFSSLSHAGDGLTALRMERRLAHPPRRVWEAITRPEHLARWFPSEVSVDPRPGGEIGFHFPGDSGPGMTGQVTDADEPRLFAFTWGEDHLSWEITPDGDGSLLVLVHTFGDRFGAASFASGWQVCVTALGQVLDGGPIDVEQDTRGALHEAYLARFDELTRGRAEETGGGGRLVRFERQLVRPAGTVWAQLTGGAEPLTGSPVPAGFTADKVPAGPVTAVRAPELLSYAWHPEGEVRWELRPGTGHGPRLVLTQTGPRDFDTDAALAAWRVHVEELAAELMETPEAGT from the coding sequence ATGACTCCGCACACCGACGGTCCCGGCGGTCCCGATGGCCCGCACAACCGGCAGGGCACGCAAGGCCCGCAGGGCTTCTCCTCCCTCTCCCACGCCGGCGACGGGCTGACGGCGCTGCGCATGGAGCGACGGCTCGCGCATCCGCCGCGGCGGGTCTGGGAGGCGATCACGCGGCCCGAGCACCTCGCGCGGTGGTTTCCCTCCGAGGTGAGCGTCGATCCGCGGCCGGGCGGCGAGATCGGCTTCCACTTCCCCGGCGACTCCGGCCCCGGCATGACCGGGCAGGTCACCGACGCCGACGAGCCGCGTCTCTTCGCCTTCACGTGGGGCGAGGACCATCTGAGCTGGGAGATCACCCCTGACGGGGACGGATCGCTGCTCGTGCTCGTACACACCTTCGGCGACCGGTTCGGGGCGGCGAGCTTCGCGTCCGGCTGGCAGGTCTGCGTCACCGCGCTGGGGCAGGTGCTGGACGGCGGCCCCATCGATGTCGAGCAGGACACGCGCGGGGCGCTGCACGAGGCGTATCTGGCCCGGTTCGACGAGCTGACCCGGGGCCGGGCCGAGGAGACCGGGGGCGGCGGGCGACTGGTGCGGTTCGAGCGCCAGCTCGTACGGCCCGCCGGGACGGTCTGGGCCCAACTGACGGGCGGCGCCGAGCCGTTGACCGGTTCACCGGTGCCTGCGGGCTTCACCGCGGACAAGGTCCCGGCGGGCCCGGTCACGGCCGTACGCGCACCGGAACTCCTCTCGTACGCCTGGCATCCCGAGGGCGAGGTCCGCTGGGAGCTGCGCCCGGGGACTGGACACGGGCCCCGGCTGGTGCTCACCCAGACCGGGCCGCGCGACTTCGACACGGACGCGGCGCTGGCGGCGTGGCGGGTGCACGTGGAGGAACTGGCGGCGGAACTGATGGAGACACCGGAAGCCGGGACCTGA